One window from the genome of Ananas comosus cultivar F153 linkage group 13, ASM154086v1, whole genome shotgun sequence encodes:
- the LOC109719221 gene encoding transcription factor bHLH115-like produces MSGGQSNGGGWLIDYGLVDEIQGSDFIWGSQINDDPMVSSVMFGFDVSHKQEGCADNSCPKKRTRPESCAAPGTKACREKLRRDRLNDRFTELCSILDPGKPPKADKVAILSDATRLLNQLHLEAQKLKKSNEALQDSIKNLKAEKSELRDEKMRLKAEKDRLEQMLKGVSAAPQFIPYPTAPVVAYNKAVPYPNYPPAGVWQWVPPAVLDTSKDSVLWPPVA; encoded by the exons ATGAGCGGGGGTCAAAGCAACGGCGGGGGATGGCTTATAGATTATGGGCTCGTTGATGAGATCCAAGGCTCGGATTTTATCTGGGGTTCTCAGATAAACGATGATCCCATGGTCTCAAG TGTGATGTTTGGGTTCGACGTTTCGCACAAGCAGGAAGGTTGTGCAGATAATTCTTGTCCTAAGAAAAG AACTCGCCCTGAGTCATGTGCTGCACCAGGGACTAAGGCTTGCCGTGAAAAACTGCGAAGGGATAGACTTAATGATAG gttTACAGAGTTGTGCTCTATTTTGGATCCTGGGAAGCCTCCAAAGGCTGACAAAGTTGCCATTCTAAGTGATGCAACTCGTCTTTTGAACCAGCTACACCTTGAAGCTCAGAAACTGAAGAAATCGAATGAAGCACTTCAAGATAGCATAAAAAATCTCAAG GCGGAGAAATCAGAACTAAGGGACGAGAAGATGAGGCTCAAGGCCGAAAAGGATCGATTGGAGCAAATGCTGAAGGGAGTTAGCGCCGCTCCCCAATTCATCCCTTATCCTACTGCTCCTGTCGTCGCATACAACAAGGCCGTCCCGTATCCAAACTACCCACCGGCAGGCGTATGGCAATGGGTACCTCCGGCCGTTCTGGATACTTCGAAAGATTCAGTGCTCTGGCCTCCTGTTGCATAG
- the LOC109719219 gene encoding protein YIPF1 homolog isoform X3, protein MEEGYTYTALPTSHLLGSVPAVIDGDIKGGSSSEAFHAASPANLQVFPPTNGAYQAPGSPADGNAQTATDWKGFFSISSYSPYFNVDTDVVVDRLVSSVYPMDNFYRKIDGNPDLYGPVWISTTLVFMLAALGNFATYTIQKRSDPSMSWNFDVGFVNWAALVIYGYVIVVPAALFFLLQYFGINSSLIRLWCIWGYSLFIFIPASMDLELMLVYISFHVILFLRNL, encoded by the exons ATGGAGGAAGGTTACACTTACACCGCTCTCCCCACCAGCCACTTGCTCGGCTCCGTCCCC GCTGTCATTGATGGTGATATAAAGGGGGGGAGCTCTAGCGAAG CCTTCCATGCAGCCTCACCAGCAAATTTACAAGTCTTTCCACCAACTAATGGAGCTTACCAAGCACCAGGAAGTCCAGCTG ATGGAAATGCCCAAACTGCTACTGATTGGAAAGGGTTCTTTAGCATTTCATCATACAGCCCCTATTTCAATGTTGATACTGATGTTGTGGTGGATAGACTTGTTAGTTCAGTGTATCCCATGGATAATTTTTACAGGAAGATAGATGGTAATCCAGATCT gTATGGTCCGGTGTGGATTTCTACCACATTGGTATTCATGCTAGCTGCCCTTGGAAACTTTGCTACTTACACGATACAAAAGAGAAGTGATCCAAGCATGTCATGGAACTTTGATGTTGGTTTCGTAAATTGGGCAGCATTGGTGATATATGGATATGTGATTGTAGTACCTGCTGCACTTTTCTTCTTGCTTCAGTATTTCGGGATCAACTCAAGTCTCATACGTCTTTGGTGTATTTGGGGGTATTCACTGTTCATCTTCATACCTGCTTCT